From one Suricata suricatta isolate VVHF042 chromosome 8, meerkat_22Aug2017_6uvM2_HiC, whole genome shotgun sequence genomic stretch:
- the RBAK gene encoding RB-associated KRAB zinc finger protein, which yields MNESQGPVSFRDVAVDFTQEEWQQLEPEEKTTYRDVMLENYSHLVSVGYDSTKPKVILKLEQGEEPWVAEGELPCQSHPEARKADHMMEGIPENGDGLSRQAVSTNSRTPNEEREDALDTERDAETGLVPSSILSHTCLSCGKNLESTSELIISDGSYARKKPSKCIECGKTDHGDRPYECNQNGEGYSQNAASILQNVNILEKPFEFGECMEALDSEAVFLTPKRVFMGEKPYEWSDSGPDFIQMSNFNVYQRSQMELKPFECSECGKSFCKKSKLIIHQRAHTGEKPYACNVCGKSFSQKGTLTVHRRSHLEEKPYKCNECGKTFCQKLHLTQHLRTHSGEKPYECNECGKTFCQKTHLTLHQRNHSGERPYPCNECGKSFSRKSALSDHQRTHTGEKLYKCNDCGKSYYRKSTLITHQRTHTGEKPYQCSECGKFFSRVSYLTIHYRSHLEEKPYECNECGKTFNLNSAFIRHRKVHTDEKPHECSECGKFSQFSYLTDHPPAPLGEKPYECNECGKIFLDGSAFSGHQSLPKGEKSYECNICGKLFSELSYYTIHYRSHSEEKPYGCSECGKTFSHNSSLFRHQRVHTGEKPYECYECGKFFSQKSYLTIHHRIHSGEKPYECSKCGKVFSRMSNLTVHYRSHSGEKPYECNECGKVFSQKSYLTVHYRTHSGEKPYECNECGKKFHHRSAFNSHQRIHRRGSVNVLAVGDFL from the exons ATGAATGAGTCCCAG GGGCCAGTGTCATTCAGGGACGTGGCCGTGGACTTCACCCAGGAGGAGTGGCAGCAGCTGGAGCCCGAGGAGAAGACCACCTACCGGGACGTGATGCTGGAGAACTACAGCCACCTCGTCTCCGTGG GATATGACAGCACCAAACCCAAAGTGATCCTCAAGCtagagcagggagaggagccgTGGGTAGCCGAAGGGGAACTGCCATGTCAGAGTCATCCAG AAGCCCGGAAAGCTGATCACATGATGGAGGGAATCCCAGAAAATGGAGATGGACTTTCAAGGCAAGCCGTTTCTACCAACAGCAGAACCCCgaatgaggagagagaggacgCACTTGATACAGAGCGTGATGCGGAGACAGGCCTTGTTCCTTCAAGCATCCTTTCTCACACGTGTCTCTCATGTGGGAAGAATTTAGAATCAACCTCGGAATTAATCATCAGTGATGGCAGCTATGCGAGAAAGAAACCCAGCAAGTGTATCGAATGCGGGAAGACGGACCATGGAGACAGACCCTATGAGTGTAACCAAAATGGGGAAGGCTATTCTCAAAACGCTGCAAGTATTCTTCAGAACGTTAATATTTTGGAGAAGCCCTTTGAATTCGGTGAATGCATGGAAGCCTTAGACAGCGAAGCTGTTTTCCTTACTCCTAAGAGAGTGTTCATGGGGGAGAAGCCCTATGAGTGGAGTGACTCTGGACCGGACTTCATCCAGATGTCGAATTTTAACGTTTACCAGAGATCCCAGATGGAACTGAAGCCCTTTGAGTGCAGCGAGTGTGGGAAATCCTTCTGTAAAAAGTCAAAGTTGATCATACATCAGAGGGCCCACACGGGGGAGAAGCCTTATGCGTGTAACGTCTGTGGGAAATCCTTCAGCCAGAAGGGAACCCTCACTGTCCATCGGAGGTCCCACTTGGAGGAGAAGCCCTATAAATGCAACGAGTGTGGGAAAACCTTCTGTCAGAAGCTGCATCTCACCCAACACCTGAGGACTCATTCAGGCGAGAAGCCCTACGAATGTAACGAATGTGGGAAGACCTTCTGCCAAAAGACCCACCTGACGCTGCACCAGAGGAATCATTCAGGAGAGAGACCCTACCCCTGTAACGAATGCGGCAAGTCCTTCTCCCGCAAGTCTGCCCTCAGCGACCACCAGAGGACGCATACGGGAGAGAAGCTTTACAAATGTAATGACTGTGGGAAATCCTACTACCGGAAATCGACCCTCATTACCCACCAGAGGACACACACGGGGGAGAAACCCTATCAGTGCAGCGAGTGCGGCAAGTTCTTCTCTCGGGTGTCGTACCTCACCATCCATTACAGAAGTCACTTAGAAgagaagccctatgaatgtaacgaatgtggcaaaACCTTCAATTTAAATTCAGCCTTCATTAGACATCGGAAGGTGCACACAGATGAGAAACCCCATGAATGTAGTGAATGTGGAAAGTTCTCTCAGTTCTCCTATCTCACCGACCACCCTCCGGCTCCTTTAGGAGAGAAACCTTACGAATGTAACGAATGTGGGAAAATCTTCCTTGACGGTTCAGCCTTCAGCGGGCACCAGTCACTTCCAAAAGGGGAGAAATCCTATGAATGTAACATATGCGGGAAACTGTTCTCGGAGTTGTCCTATTACACTATCCATTATAGAAGTCATTCGGAAGAGAAACCGTATGGTTGTAGCGAATGTGGGAAAACCTTCTCCCATAACTCCTCCCTCTTTAGACATCAGAGAGTGCACACCGGCGAGAAGCCCTACGAGTGTTACGAATGTGGGAAGTTCTTCTCCCAGAAGTCTTACCTCACCATCCACCACCGCATCCACTCGGGAGAGAAGCCCTACGAATGCAGCAAATGTGGCAAAGTCTTCTCTCGGATGTCAAACCTCACCGTGCACTATAGAAGCCATTCGGGAGAGAAGCCCTACgaatgtaacgaatgtggcaaaGTCTTTTCTCAGAAGTCCTACCTCACCGTGCACTACAGGACTCATTCCGGAGAGAAGCCCTACGAATGTAACGAGTGTGGGAAAAAATTCCACCACAGGTCCGCCTTCAATAGCCACCAGCGAATTCACAGGCGAGGGAGCGTGAACGTCCTGGCGGTGGGCGACTTCCTGTGA